Sequence from the Halopelagius inordinatus genome:
GGGACCGACGAACGCGAGTTGAGCGTCGAAGTCGAGCAGGGCGCGGAAACCGCCGCAGACCAGTTAGCCGACCTGTGGTCCGAGGTTAGAGCGGAGCGTGATGGACGATGACGACGGACCCGACGCTGGCGTTCGCGGTGGTCGCCGCCAAGACGGTGACGCTCGTTCTCGGCGGTCTGGTGACGTACGTCACGTGGAAGGCGTTCCGTCGGACCGGAAGACCCGCGTTGCGGGCGCTTTTCGTCGGATTCGCCGTCGTCACTCTCGGGTCGCTGACGGCGGGCGTCGTCGACCAGTTGCTCGCCGTCGACTCCGACTACGCCCTCGTCGTCGAGAGCGTCCTGACCGCCGTCGGGTTTTCCGTGGTCGCCGCGTCGTTGTACGTCGAGTAAGACGCCCCTTCTCTCGGTGGTCGAAAACGCCGCTTCGGACAGATACGACACACTCACCACGAGGAGGCAGACGCCGGTGAACTGAACGAGTGCGCTCGCGCGAAACGGTTCTCGACTACGGTACTCGAATTCAGAGA
This genomic interval carries:
- a CDS encoding DUF7521 family protein; this encodes MTTDPTLAFAVVAAKTVTLVLGGLVTYVTWKAFRRTGRPALRALFVGFAVVTLGSLTAGVVDQLLAVDSDYALVVESVLTAVGFSVVAASLYVE